A region of Luteibaculum oceani DNA encodes the following proteins:
- a CDS encoding transposase, whose amino-acid sequence MRQLTRYSEAFKRQVIKEYLTTDLTTEEICKKYHIGYLNNIYRWRKKYESEFDVWDMDYKAKFTDMGKEQKKSAKELQQENELLKKALKDAELKNYGFKRLIENWEKELGRKLPKK is encoded by the coding sequence ATGAGACAATTAACGCGTTACTCAGAAGCCTTCAAAAGGCAAGTCATCAAGGAGTACTTAACCACAGATCTTACTACGGAAGAAATTTGTAAGAAGTACCACATCGGATATTTAAATAATATCTACCGGTGGCGTAAAAAGTACGAAAGTGAATTTGATGTTTGGGATATGGATTACAAGGCTAAATTTACTGACATGGGTAAAGAGCAAAAGAAATCCGCCAAAGAACTCCAGCAGGAAAACGAACTTCTCAAAAAGGCCTTAAAAGACGCTGAATTGAAGAATTACGGCTTTAAACGACTTATAGAGAACTGGGAAAAAGAACTCGGGAGGAAATTGCCAAAAAAGTAG